The following proteins are encoded in a genomic region of Synechococcus sp. CBW1002:
- a CDS encoding phosphoribosyltransferase, with protein sequence MSFDPPLWFDRRQAGLALAERFGLASPCQPASLLLALPRGGVPVAAAMADRLQLPLRTWSVRKVADPADPEVAIGAVAAGPVAASGMAGRGMTGRGMTGGGMAAAGVVVWRDGVEASGQAAAARQLGWLQEQERELARRQRLFGDPEPGALRGRHLIVVDDGIATGMTVQAALRSLRQLQPASLTLAVPVVDRAVAIDLKRQLDRFEALAVVDDLLAVGLWFERFEQLTDPQVLELLQPFQRLPGLEGER encoded by the coding sequence GTGTCTTTCGATCCACCGCTCTGGTTCGATCGCCGCCAGGCGGGGCTGGCGTTGGCGGAGCGTTTTGGCCTGGCATCGCCCTGCCAGCCAGCCAGCCTGCTGCTGGCATTGCCTCGCGGCGGTGTCCCCGTGGCGGCGGCGATGGCGGACCGGCTCCAGTTGCCTCTCCGCACCTGGTCGGTGCGCAAGGTGGCGGATCCGGCCGATCCGGAGGTGGCGATCGGCGCCGTCGCGGCCGGCCCTGTGGCTGCGTCTGGGATGGCGGGCCGTGGGATGACAGGCCGTGGGATGACAGGCGGTGGGATGGCAGCCGCTGGGGTGGTGGTGTGGCGCGATGGCGTCGAGGCCAGCGGCCAGGCTGCCGCCGCCCGCCAGCTGGGTTGGCTGCAGGAGCAGGAGCGGGAGCTGGCCCGGCGCCAGCGGCTGTTCGGCGATCCGGAGCCCGGAGCGTTGCGGGGCCGCCACCTGATCGTGGTGGACGACGGCATCGCCACCGGCATGACCGTGCAGGCGGCCCTGCGTTCGTTGCGCCAGCTGCAGCCGGCTTCCCTCACCCTGGCGGTTCCAGTGGTGGACCGGGCCGTGGCGATCGATCTGAAGCGTCAGCTCGATCGTTTTGAAGCCCTGGCGGTGGTGGACGACCTGCTGGCGGTGGGTCTGTGGTTCGAGCGGTTCGAGCAGCTCACGGACCCGCAGGTGCTGGAGCTGCTGCAACCGTTCCAGCGGCTCCCTGGCCTGGAGGGTGAGCGTTGA